In Myxocyprinus asiaticus isolate MX2 ecotype Aquarium Trade chromosome 46, UBuf_Myxa_2, whole genome shotgun sequence, a single window of DNA contains:
- the chrm4b gene encoding muscarinic acetylcholine receptor M4 has protein sequence MKGAGCGVYSRCTEWLVFSGSLASFSSMLNNSIESTLTEESFFVSGRPRWAYGIVGVIIIVLITSCFCLLTVLGNVLVLLSIKVNRNLRTINNYFLFSLACSDLIVGMFSMNLYTVYVVKGYWPFGPWMCNLWLVVDYVVSNASVMNLLVICFDRYFCVTQPLSYPARRTARWAGAMIATAWLLSLLLWAPAILLWQVGQDGHKVPEGQCYILLLANPAVTLATTIPAFYIPVVIMTVLYTRISLANQRRVCKLKLEFTNLLEPSKTSGGLFNETNPDIVTDVKLDETSVRKKRICSLPSIETTMDNSIDLSHDASLEDQRLDGETSKPKTLTKCTENYTSRQAQRSASKVLQDVSKLARRKALRERKVTKTILAVLLAFFFTWTPHNVMVLIGTFCRWCVPEILWIVGYFLCYINSMINPVCYALCNATFKRTFKRLLMCQFKKLGLK, from the exons ATGAAGGGGGCTGGATGTGGCGTTTACTCAAGATGCACTGAATGGCTCGTCTTCAGTG GTTCCTTAGCGAGTTTCTCCAGCATGCTCAACAACAGCATAGAAAGCACCCTGACCGAAGAATCATTCTTTGTGTCtggaagaccacgttgggcataTGGGATAGTAGGCGTTATCATCATTGTTCTTATAACCAGCTGCTTTTGCCTGCTAACTGTCCTGGGCAACGTGCTGGTTCTGCTATCAATCAAAGTCAACCGCAATCTTAGAACCATCAACAACTACTTCCTCTTTAGTCTGGCTTGTTCTGACCTAATCGTTGGCATGTTCTCCATGAATCTCTACACTGTGTATGTTGTTAAAGGATACTGGCCATTTGGTCCATGGATGTGCAACCTGTGGTTGGTTGTGGATTACGTGGTCAGTAACGCCTCAGTGATGAACCTCCTAGTGATCTGTTTCGACCGCTACTTCTGCGTGACCCAGCCTCTAAGTTACCCAGCCAGGCGTACTGCAAGGTGGGCAGGTGCAATGATCGCCACAGCCTGGTTGCTATCTCTGCTTCTTTGGGCTCCAGCGATCCTGCTTTGGCAGGTTGGACAAGACGGACACAAGGTCCCAGAGGGCCAATGCTACATCCTACTCCTCGCCAACCCTGCTGTAACCCTCGCAACCACCATCCCTGCTTTCTATATTCCTGTTGTAATAATGACGGTACTGTACACTAGGATATCCCTGGCCAATCAGAGACGGGTTTGTAAGTTGAAGCTTGAATTCACAAACCTGCTTGAACCTTCCAAGACAAGTGGAGGACTATTTAATGAAACCAAccctgacatagtgactgatgttaaACTGGATGAGACCTCAGTCCGAAAGAAGCGTATCTGCAGCCTACCATCCATAGAGACCACAATGGACAACTCTATAGATCTGAGCCATGATGCCTCTTTGGAAGACCAAAGGCTAGATGGGGAAACATCAAAACCGAAGACCTTAACCAAGTGTACGGAGAACTACACTAGTCGACAGGCTCAACGCTCAGCATCCAAAGTTCTCCAAGATGTTTCTAAGTTGGCCAGACGAAAGGCTTTGAGAGAGAGGAAGGTGACTAAGACCATCCTTGCCGTTCTTCTGGCCTTCTTCTTCACCTGGACGCCCCATAACGTCATGGTTCTGATTGGAACCTTCTGTCGCTGGTGTGTCCCAGAAATTCTGTGGATAGTGGGCTATTTTCTGTGCTACATCAACAGTATGATTAATCCGGTATGCTACGCTCTCTGTAACGCCACCTTCAAAAGAACATTTAAACGACTGTTGATGTGCCAGTTTAAAAAGCTGGGGTTAAAATGA
- the ambra1b gene encoding activating molecule in BECN1-regulated autophagy protein 1B, producing the protein MAMQNRNSVLILSGRERGAHALGSQRLLQQLVEDRTRWMKWQSQKVELPDNPRSTFLLAFSPDRNLVASTHVNHNIYITDVKTGKCLHSLVGHRRTPWCVTFHPTIPGLVASGCLDGEVRIWDLHGGSESWFTESNVAIASLAFHPTAQLLLIATNNELHFWDWSRPEPFAVVKTASETERVRLVRFDPLGHNLLTAIVNPSNQQNEDDSEVPMDSMEMALFRQRSLLRSPPVRRTPILHNFLHILSSRSSGVQSGDQSRPASELREPPSVPRFQYPVRADPGDRSALQGCTQHLGLGCLCSRCATSPSDSSHLLPQPQTQSGPSAFTPAPSQTRPSTDRPSAFSSVFIGTSGNSTHQGLLPLRTIDPMGSQTPGPIEAPGRLPGADWSGSLLSTGHEHGLGPIGGESRGVVPPPRTSSSSMDLLFLRRFPDGSSSSPIYTSATEGRGLVLPGMEPNRGRANDGTSSGHHPFYDNTQRNNPASIRNVLQCNLSRYFMEYERMQELERPGASREVAGGPGPMQELLSSSMDTERPGPSHHSSTSNTGNGGTVAGPSQNHPNRCRSCHNLLTFNHDTQRWERSGQTSSSSASQERPSWPLSVPPFEDPGQGARVEAQPPEMRPMELGEASSDLQGQQPMGLVYNQETGQWESVYRQPTASASSEAAQDALNPEVPVDNPDEDSLRRRLLESSLFPFSRYDMSGSRDHPIYPDPARLSPAAYYAQRMIQYLSRRESIRQRSLQNRLRTLSNSQSDSQSNNPISTPPEASDGDYEDIEEPGDRTRHRMPRNARMSAPSLGRFVPRRFLLPEYLPYAGLFHERGQSGLATHSSINRVLAGASIGDGQSAVASNIANTTYRLQWWDFTKFDLPEISNASVNVLVPHCKIYNDASCDISADGQLLAVFIPSSQRGFADEGVLAVYSLAPHNLGEMLYTKRFGPNAISVSLSPMGCYVMVGLASRRILLHPTTDHMVAQVFRLQQPHGGETSIRMMFNVVYPMAPDQRRHVSINSARWLPEPGMGLAYGTNKGDLVICRPVDFRSDGDSQLDLSSDSLFTVNSSSRTRGVERPGTSRSGWRFDRDMGLMNAIGLQPRQPAPSVTSQGTQTPVLRLQNAETQTERELPTTSTYQHTHTSRHMVQTASTSTERHTHPEMTHTLVQTSVSEGSLNRTGLPTTYHGESAAEPGPGEDALSRIRRLMAEGGMTAVVQRERSTTMASMGGFGNNIVVSHRIHRGSQTSVRTTQAGNPTTEPPSGLGSSTASLFHTEPLVDSLEAPGRSGSSSLRLPSQFTAHSEVTGASPMVEADLFGDLQNDDHQHHPSPSSLSMSNHSNNNNTEHNYSDSRGRDYPDDLYGR; encoded by the exons ATGGCCATGCAGAACAGGAACTCTGTGCTGATTCTGTCAGGTCGAGAGAGAGGAGCTCATGCGCTGGGCTCCCAGCGGCTCCTGCAGCAGCTGGTGGAGGACCGGACCCGCTGGATGAAATGGCAGAGCCAG AAAGTTGAGCTACCTGATAATCCACGATCAACCTTCCTGTTGGCCTTCAGCCCAGATAG gaatCTTGTAGCTTCAACACATGTCAACCATAACATCTACATCACAGATGTCAAAACAGGAAAGTGCCTGCACTCTCTGGTAGGCCACCGACGGACGCCTTGGTGTGTGACCTTTCACCCTACCATCCCTGGCCTGGTGGCCTCTGGTTGTCTTGATGGAGAAGTTCGCATTTGGGACCTACAT GGTGGTAGTGAGAGCTGGTTTACGGAGAGTAATGTAGCCATCGCTTCTCTAGCGTTCCACCCCACGGCTCAACTCCTCCTCATCGCCACCAACAATGAACTACATTTCTGGGACTGGAGCAGACCAGAACCATTTGCTGTGGTCAAGACCGCCAGCGAGACTGAACGTGTCCG GTTGGTGAGGTTTGATCCTCTAGGTCATAATCTTTTGACTGCTATTGTGAACCCATCCAACCAGCAG AATGAAGATGATTCAGAGGTCCCTATGGACAGTATGGAAATGGCTTTGTTCCGCCAACGTTCTCTCTTGCGTTCCCCGCCTGTGCGTCGCACACCCATCCTGCACAATTTCCTCCACATCTTATCCTCCCGCTCATCTGGGGTGCAATCTGGCGATCAGTCCCGCCCAGCTTCAGAGCTGCGAGAGCCTCCCAGCGTGCCCCGGTTCCAGTACCCGGTGCGAGCGGATCCGGGAGACCGCTCTGCCTTACAGGGCTGCACACAGCACTTGGGTCTGGGCTGCCTGTGCAGTCGCTGCGCCACCTCACCTTCTGATTCTTCTCACCTTCTGCCTCAACCACAGACTCAGTCGGGCCCCTCTGCCTTTACGCCCGCCCCAAGTCAGACCCGCCCTTCCACGGACCGCCCCTCGGCTTTTAGCAGTGTGTTCATTGGGACGTCTGGAAACTCTACACATCAGGGTCTCCTTCCCCTTAGGACAATTGATCCCATGGGGTCACAAACACCAGGCCCTATTGAGGCTCCTGGGCGTCTCCCAGGTGCCGATTGGTCTGGAAGTCTGCTTAGTACAGGGCATGAACATGGCTTGGGTCCAATTGGAGGAGAATCAAGGGGTGTGGTGCCCCCTCCCAGAACCAGTTCCTCCTCTATGGATCTTCTCTTCTTACGTAGGTTCCCAGATGGTTCCTCATCGTCACCCATATACACATCTGCTACCGAGGGGCGGGGCCTTGTGCTGCCTGGCATGGAGCCCAACCGGGGTCGAGCCAACGATGGCACAAGCAGTGGGCACCACCCTTTCTATGACAACACTCAACGCAACAATCCCGCCTCCATACGGAATGTTCTGCAGTGCAACCTGAGCCGTTACTTCATGGAATACGAGCGTATGCAAGAATTAGAGCGACCTGGTGCCAGCCGAGAAGTGGCGGGCGGACCGGGACCCATGCAGGAGCTGCTCAGTAGTAGTATGGACACTGAACGCCCAGGACCTTCCCATCATAGCTCCACCTCCAACACTGGAAATGGAGGGACAGTCGCCGGGCCGTCTCAAAACCACCCCAATCGCTGTCGTTCATGTCACAACCTTCTTACCTTTAACCATGACACCCAGCGATGGGAGCGTTCTGGTCAAACGTCCTCATCGTCTGCCTCTCAAGAAAGGCCATCTTGGCCGCTTTCAGTGCCTCCTTTTGAGGACCCGGGTCAAGGTGCACGAGTGGAGGCCCAACCCCCTGAGATGAGGCCTATGGAGCTGGGTGAAGCCTCTTCTGATCTACAGGGGCAGCAGCCCATGGGTCTGGTGTATAATCAGGAGACGGGGCAGTGGGAAAGTGTGTACCGGCAGCCTACGGCCAGCGCTTCCTCTGAGGCAGCACAAGACGCCTTAAACCCAGAGGTGCCTGTTGATAATCCAGACGAGGACTCACTCAGGAG GAGGTTGTTGGAATCCTCACTGTTTCCTTTCTCTCGGTATGATATGTCGGGGTCCAGAGATCATCCGATATACCCAGACCCTGCCAG ACTGTCTCCAGCTGCATATTATGCCCAGAGGATGATCCAGTATCTGTCTCGGAGAGAAAGTATTCGACAGCGTTCCCTACAGAATCGCCTACGGACGCTCTCAAACTCTCAATCCGACAGCCAGTCTAACAACCCCATCTCCACGCCACCAGAGGCCAGTGATGGAGACTATGAGGACATTGA GGAGCCAGGAGACAGGACAAGACACAGAATGCCACGCAACGCTCGAATGTCAGCCCCGTCTCTCGGGCGCTTTGTCCCACG gaGGTTCCTGTTACCAGAGTATTTACCATATGCTGGACTCTTCCATGAAAGGGGTCAGTCAGGTCTGGCCACTCACTCCTCTATTAACAGAGTTTTAGCAG GTGCGTCTATAGGTGATGGTCAGTCGGCCGTTGCCAGTAACATTGCCAACACCACCTACAGGCTGCAGTGGTGGGATTTCACCAAGTTTGACCTTCCAGAGATCAGCAATG CCTCTGTGAATGTGCTGGTTCCTCACTGTAAGATCTACAACGATGCCAGTTGTGATATCTCAGCAGATGGGCAGCTGTTAGCTGTGTTCATTCCCAGCAGCCAGCGGGGTTTTGCTGATGAGGGCGTTCTGGCCGTCTATTCCCTTGCACCCCATAACCTGGGAGAGATGCTGTACACCAAGAGATTCG gCCCGAATGCAATCTCAGTCAGTCTTTCCCCCATGGGCTGTTATGTGATGGTAGGACTGGCCTCTCGACGGATTCTGCTTCATCccaccactgaccacatggtGGCGCAAGTGTTCCGTCTGCAGCAGCCACACGGAGGAGAGACCTCTATTAGA ATGATGTTTAATGTGGTCTACCCCATGGCTCCAGACCAGAGGAGACACGTCAGTATTAACTCAGCTCGGTGGCTTCCAGAGCCAGGTATGGGGTTGGCCTACGGAACCAACAAAGGGGACCTGGTCATCTGCAGGCCAGT TGATTTCCGCAGTGATGGAGACAGTCAGTTGGATCTGAGCTCGGATTCTTTGTTTACCGTCAACAGCAGCAGCCGAACTCGTGGAGTGGAACGCCCAGG GACGAGCAGGTCTGGCTGGCGATTCGACCGAGACATGGGCCTCATGAACGCTATTGGCTTGCAGCCACGTCAGCCCGCACCTTCTGTGACCTCACAGGGGACGCAGACACCAGTGTTGCGACTGCAGAATGCGGAGACACAGACGGAGAGAGAACTTCCTACAACCAGCACctaccagcacacacacacatccagacACA TGGTTCAGACAGCAAGCACCAGCacggaaagacatacacatccaGAGATGACACATACACTGGTTCAGACATCGGTTTCAGAGGGATCACTGAACCGTACCGGCTTACCCACCACATATCATG GGGAGTCAGCAGCCGAGCCCGGCCCAGGAGAGGACGCGCTGTCTCGGATCCGCCGCCTAATGGCAGAGGGCGGAATGACGGCCGTGGTCCAACGAGAACGCAGCACTACTATGGCCTCTATGGGTGGCTTTGGGAACAATATCGTGGTCAGCCATCGGATTCACCGTGGCTCCCAAACCTCAGTGAGGACAACTCAGGCTGGAAACCCGACCACAGAACCACCTTCTGGACTCGGTAGTTCAACTGCCTCCCTTTTTCACACTGAGCCCTTGGTAGACTCATTGGAAGCTCCCGGTCGGTCGGGATCTAGCAGTCTCCGACTTCCGTCACAGTTTACTGCTCATTCGGAAGTCACAGGGGCGTCGCCTATGGTTGAGGCGGACTTATTTGGGGATCTTCAAAATGATGACCATCAACATCACCCATCCCCTAGCAGTTTGAGCATGTCTAaccatagcaacaacaacaacactgaaCATAACTACAGTGATAGCAGAGGCAGAGATTACCCCGATGACCTGTATGGCAGATAG